The Dehalococcoidia bacterium genomic sequence AGTTCGCGCTGCCGTTTCCCGTGCCGTCCGTCTCCCGCGCCGAGCCGACGTTTATGCCGGGGAACGCGCGCGGCTTCATCTGGCGCGGGCCGAGCTGGATCAACTCCAACTGGCTGATCGGCGAGGGGTTGCGGACGCACGGCTACGAGGAGCTGCGCCGCCGGATCACAGACCGCTCCTGCGCGATGCTGCTGCAGTCCGGTTTCCGCGAGTACTTCAACCCGTTCACGGGCGAGGGCCACGGCTCGCGCAACCATAGCTGGAGCACGCTGATCCTGGACATGATCGAGCGGTAGGGCGCGGCCCTCATCCTCACCCCCCGTCCCCCTCTCCTTCTCCCAATCCTGGGAGAAGGAGAGGGGGCGAGCATTGGCAGGAAGTTCCGGAGGGGCGTCGGGTTAGCGAGGCCGAGCAAGGCCGGTTGTCAGCGGCTGGCGCCGGCGGGCGCGGCGGGGGAGGCCCAGGCGGGGCGCTTCGCTTCGAAGGCGCTGATCGCGGCGTCGCGCTGCAGCGTCTGGCCGATCTCGTCCAGGCCGAGCAACAGGCGCTGACGCACCGCGGGGTTCACCTCGAACGTCGCCTGGAAGCCCTCGCCGTCGTCCACGGTGCAGGCGTCGAGATCGACGCTGAGCCGGTAGCCGGGCGTGCTCTGCGCCTTCTTGATCAGCGCGCTGGTCTGCTCCTCGGGCAGGATCACGGTGAGGATGCCGTTCTGGGCGCAGTTGTTGCGGAAGATGTCCGCGAACGAGGGCGCGATCAGGCAGCGGAAGCCGTACTCCTGCAAGGCCCAGGGCGCGTGCTCGCGCGAGGAGCCGCAGCCGAAGTTGCGCCCGGCGACGAGGATGCCCGCGCCCTGGTACTGCGGCGCGTTCAGCTCGAAGTCGGGATTCAGGGAGCCGTCCGGGCGGTAGCGCCAGTCGTTGAAGCAGAACTCGCCGAAGCCGGTGCGCTCGATCCGCTTCAAGAACTGCTTGGGAATGATCTGGTCCGTGTCCACGTTGGGCCGGTCGAGCGGCGCGACGAGGGCGGTCAGGGTGGTGAACGGCTGCATGATGGGTGTTCCCCTTGCGTTACCAGTCGCGGATGTCGACAAAGTGGCCGGCGATGGC encodes the following:
- the leuD gene encoding 3-isopropylmalate dehydratase small subunit → MQPFTTLTALVAPLDRPNVDTDQIIPKQFLKRIERTGFGEFCFNDWRYRPDGSLNPDFELNAPQYQGAGILVAGRNFGCGSSREHAPWALQEYGFRCLIAPSFADIFRNNCAQNGILTVILPEEQTSALIKKAQSTPGYRLSVDLDACTVDDGEGFQATFEVNPAVRQRLLLGLDEIGQTLQRDAAISAFEAKRPAWASPAAPAGASR